The window CGCCAGCAGCGGCACGGCCGAACGCAGCGCGTGCGAGGCTTCGGGCGAACCGTCCCAGGCGACGATCGCGGGCTTGTCGAAATCGATCCGCTCGCATTCGTCGGGCAGGACCAGCACCGGGCAATCGGTGCCCAGCGCGACCTCGCCCGCGGTGAAGGAAGGCGCCTTGCCGCCGCCGCGCGGCTCACGCTCGCCGATGACGACCAGGTCCGCCAGCGCCGAGAACCGCAGGAGCGAGAGCGAGACCGGCCCCGCCGTCTCGACGAATTCCCACGGCACGCCTTCATTGGCGAGATCGGCCTCGGTTTTTTCGCGCAGCTTCTTCGCCTCGTCGCGCCAGATCGGGACCATGGCCGCAAAGGCGGCGCCATAGGGATCGATCGTGCCTGCGGCCTCGTAAGGCACGGCATTGAGCAGCGTCAGGTGCCCGTCGAACACACGCGCCAGGTCGAGCGCGAGGTCGAGCCGGCGGGCATGGCCCTTGTCGGCATAGGCGTTGAAGAGGATCGATTTCATGGCACGTCTCCCAATGCGGTGCATCGTCCCGGAAGGGGGGGATATCCGGGCTTGATGACTTTATTATAGCATGGAGTGCCGCAGCCTCATTGACCTGCATCAATCTGGCGCCGCACCAGCCGTATCACGCCATAGGCAGCGAGCGACAACAGCGGGATGCCGAGCGTCGCCACGGTAAGCAGTCGCTCGGGGTCCGCATCGGCCAGCAGGACGGGCAGACCCGCGTAGAGCGGTGCCAGCAGCGCATTGGCAAGACCGACCGACAGCAGGAACCGGCGGAACGGAAAACGCGCGATGCCTGCCGCGACCAGCACCACCTCGCCGACCACCGGCACGGGCCGCGTTCCGAAGAGGATCAGGCCGGACAGGCTGCCGGCGCGCGCCTCTGCTGCGGCAAGGTCGGCCTCGCCCACCACCCGGCGGGCTAGGGGACGACCGGCAAAGCGGCCGATGGCGTAGTTGATGCAGCTTGCCAGCATGATGCCGCACCACGTGGCGAAGGCCGCGAGCGGCCACGACAGCGCCGTTCCCGCGAGTGCGCCGATAAGCCCGTGCGGAATCATCGCGACGGCATCGAGGCCCAGTAAACCTACGACCAGAGAAAAGGCGGCCGCAGGGCTGACCGAACCGAGTTCGGCGGCCTGTTCGACGAGGAAGCTTGCCAGCGGCCAGACCAGCAGCATCGGCAGGACGAACAGCACAAAGGCTAGGCCGACCAGCCGCAACCAGCGGCGCAGCGTGCCCGTGCCCCCGTCCCTATCCGCCGGCATGGTAGAAATCGTAGATCTGCCGCGCGACGCTGTCCGAAATGCCGGGCGCGCGCTTCAGATCGTCGAGCGCGGCGGCACGGACCTTGCCCGCAGTTCCGAAGTGCAGCAGCAGCGCCCGCTTGCGCGACGGGCCGATGCCCGGGATCTCGTCCAGCGGCGATGCGGTAATCGCGCGGCTGCGCTTGGCGCGGTGGGCCCCGATGGCATAGCGGTGGACCTCGTCGCGCAGGGTCTGGAGGTAGAACAGCAGCTGCGAATTGACCGGCAGCGTCTTCTCGCGCCCGTCGGGGAAATGGAACACCTCGCGCCCTTCGCGCCCGTGGTGCGGGCCCTTGGCGATGGCGATCAGCGGAACGTTCTCGATCCCCATCTCTTCCAGCGTGTCGCGCACGGAGGACATCTGCCCCTTGCCGCCGTCGATCAGGACGAGGTCGGGCCAGACCGTCTCGTGGCTGTTCTTTTTGCCCGCATCGCCGTCGGGGTTTTCGGCCAGGTTGCGGAAACGGCGTGCCATGACCTCGCGCATCATGCCGAAATCGTCATTTGTCTGCGCGGTCTTGATGTTGAACTTGCGGTACTGGCCCTTCTCGAAGCCTTCGGGGCTGGCGACGACCATCGCGCCCAGCGCCTTGTCGCCCTGGATATGGCTGTTGTCGTAAACCTCGATGCGCTGCGGCACCTCGTCCAGCTCGAGGAATTCGGCGAGTTCGCGCAGGATTTTGGCCTTGGTGCCGCTTTCGGCCAGCCGCCGGTCGAGCGCCTCGACCGCATTGCGCTGCGCCTGCTGCATCAGCTTGCGGCGGTCGCCGCGCTGCGGGATCGAGATGGCGACCACGTGGCCCGCCTTTTCCGCCAGCGCCTCGGCGATCAGTTCCTGCTCGGCCAGCTCGCGGTCGACGAGGATCGTGCGCGGCGGCGGCACTTCCTCGTAAAATTGCAGCAGCACGTCGGCCAGCACCTCCTCGTGGTCGAGGTCGCCGGTGTTGCGCGGGAAGAAGGCGCGATGCCCCCAGTTCTGCCCGCCGCGGATGAAGAAGGCTTGGACGCCGATCTGCCCGCCCTTGGCCGCCAGCGCGAAAACATCGGCATCGCCCACGCCGCTGGCATTGATCGCCTGTGACCCTTGGATGAAAGTCGCCGCGCGCAGCCGGTCGCGCAGGATGGCGGCAGTCTCGAAATCGAGGTCCTCGGCCGCCTTCGCCATCTGCTTTTCGATATTGGCCTGCACCGCGCCCGACTTACCCGACAGGAAGTCCTTCGCTTCCTGCACGAGGGCGTCATAGCCCTTCTCGTCGATGCGGCCGACGCAGGGGGCCGAACACCGCTTGATCTGGTAGAGCAGGCAGGGCCGGTCGCGATTGTTGAAGAAGCTGTCGGTGCAGCTCCTCAGCAGGAACAGTTTCTGCAGCGCGTTAAGCGTCTTGTTGACCGATCCGGCGCTGGCGAAGGGGCCGTAGTAATTGCCCTTGGCGCGCCGCGCGCCGCGATGCTTCTGGATGCGCGGGAAGGCATGGTCGGCCCGCAGCAGGATGAAGGGGAAGCTCTTGTCGTCGCGCAGCAGCACGTTGAACGGCGGACGGTAGCGCTTGATCAGCTGCGCTTCGAGCAGCAGCGCCTCGGCTTCCGAGTTGGTGACCACGATTTCCATCGCGCGGCACTGGCTGACCATGCGCTGGAGCCGGTTCGAAAGCCCCTTCACCTGAGTGTAATTGGCAACGCGCGCCTTCAGGCTGCGGGCCTTGCCGACGTAAAGTACGTCGCCGCGCGTATCGAGCATCCGGTAGACGCCCGGCCGCGGCTTGAGTGTCCTCACCGTTTCGCGGATCGCCGTAATCCCCGCTTCGAGGTCCGGCTGGGCGCTGGCCACGACCTTGGTCGCGCGTTCCTCGTGGAACCGCTCCTTGCCTCTCGGGTCGTTGGGGGATCCGGCCTTGCTGCGCGACATGGGGCCTTCAGATAGTGCGCCATTGCCGCTTAGGCAAAGGCCTGCTTGTGCAAAGCCGCGTTTCGCGCCATCCCCCCGGCATGAACGGACAGAAAATCGCGCCGCCGCGTACGGTGGGCTTCTGGGGCACTTCACTGTTTCCCCTCAATGGCATGATCGGGGCGGGCATCTTCGCCCTGCCCGCAGTGCTGGTCGCCGCGGTCGGCAATTTCGCGCCGTGGATGATGCTGATCGGCGGGATCCTCTTCCTGCCGCTGGCCCTGTGCTACGCCTGGATGGCGAGCCGGTTCGAACACAGCGGCGGTTCGGTCCTTTATGGCGAAGCGGCGTTCGGGCGCTTCGTCGGCTTCCAGGCCGGCTGGGCGCGCTATGCCAGCGCGATCGTGACCGCTGCAGCCAACATGCACGTCATGGTGGCCTATCTCGCCGCGCTCTTCCCCGGCCTCGACGATCCGGTGATCGCGCCCTTGGCAGTGGCGGTGGGCCTTGCGATCATCACCATCATCAACCTTTACGGCATGCGCGCATCGGTCGGTACGCTGGGCGTCATGACCGCGATCAAGCTGCTGCCGCTGGGCGCGCTTGTCCTGTCCGCATTCTTTGCCGGGGGCGAGCTGGGCGCGGTGACCCTGCCGGAATTCAGCGCGGTGGAAAGCGTCATCCTGCTCACCTTCTACGCCTTCATCGGCTTCGAAGGCGTGGTCGAGGCAGCTGGCGAGTTCAAGGACCCCAAGCGCGACGTGCCGCGCTCGATAATCTTCATGGTATCGGGCGTAACGCTGATCTACATGGCGGTCATCTGGGCCTTCATCCTGATCGGCCCTGAATTCGCAGGCGAGAACAACGCGCTGGCCGGTTCTGCCGGGGCTTCGATGGGGCAGGCCGGATCGCTTGCCATCGTGATTGCCGCCAGCTTCAGCATCGGTGCGAACAATTTCGCCAGCGGGGTCGCGCAGCCGCGCCTGATGTACGGCATGGCCGAAAGGGGCATGCTGCCGCGCTGGTTCGAATATGTGCACCCGCGCTTTCTCACCCCATCCAACGCGATCCTGTTCTACGGCGCGCTGGCCGTGCTGTTCGGCCTTTGGGAAGGCTTCGAGGTGCTGGCCGTGGCCGGCACGCTTGTCCGGCTGATCACCTATATCGTGACCAGCCTCGCCCTTCCGGCGCTCGAACATCGCGAGGGGCGGATCGTGCCTTTACACCTGTTCTGCGTCATCGTGGCTGTCGGCAGTTCGCTGTTCATCGCCTCTCAGGCGCAGGCGCAGTCGTGGATGGTGCTGGGAGGCTTCTTCGCAGCCGGCACGCTGCTCTACTTCATCGCCGCGCGCCAGAAGCCGGAATATCCGCTCGACGAGGCCTGAGTGTCCGAAACCTACGATGCGATAATCCTCGGCGCAGGCGCGGCCGGGCTGATGTGCGCC of the Qipengyuania gaetbuli genome contains:
- a CDS encoding universal stress protein, translated to MKSILFNAYADKGHARRLDLALDLARVFDGHLTLLNAVPYEAAGTIDPYGAAFAAMVPIWRDEAKKLREKTEADLANEGVPWEFVETAGPVSLSLLRFSALADLVVIGEREPRGGGKAPSFTAGEVALGTDCPVLVLPDECERIDFDKPAIVAWDGSPEASHALRSAVPLLAKMSNVYLVMVGEGKKEKKEFDLPPLRGADYLSRHGISCELVQLAPDDKGVAHAIQSAADTRGAGLIVMGAYGRMRLAERLFGGVTREMLTDVKIPLLLKH
- the uvrC gene encoding excinuclease ABC subunit UvrC; translated protein: MSRSKAGSPNDPRGKERFHEERATKVVASAQPDLEAGITAIRETVRTLKPRPGVYRMLDTRGDVLYVGKARSLKARVANYTQVKGLSNRLQRMVSQCRAMEIVVTNSEAEALLLEAQLIKRYRPPFNVLLRDDKSFPFILLRADHAFPRIQKHRGARRAKGNYYGPFASAGSVNKTLNALQKLFLLRSCTDSFFNNRDRPCLLYQIKRCSAPCVGRIDEKGYDALVQEAKDFLSGKSGAVQANIEKQMAKAAEDLDFETAAILRDRLRAATFIQGSQAINASGVGDADVFALAAKGGQIGVQAFFIRGGQNWGHRAFFPRNTGDLDHEEVLADVLLQFYEEVPPPRTILVDRELAEQELIAEALAEKAGHVVAISIPQRGDRRKLMQQAQRNAVEALDRRLAESGTKAKILRELAEFLELDEVPQRIEVYDNSHIQGDKALGAMVVASPEGFEKGQYRKFNIKTAQTNDDFGMMREVMARRFRNLAENPDGDAGKKNSHETVWPDLVLIDGGKGQMSSVRDTLEEMGIENVPLIAIAKGPHHGREGREVFHFPDGREKTLPVNSQLLFYLQTLRDEVHRYAIGAHRAKRSRAITASPLDEIPGIGPSRKRALLLHFGTAGKVRAAALDDLKRAPGISDSVARQIYDFYHAGG
- a CDS encoding VTT domain-containing protein, translating into MPADRDGGTGTLRRWLRLVGLAFVLFVLPMLLVWPLASFLVEQAAELGSVSPAAAFSLVVGLLGLDAVAMIPHGLIGALAGTALSWPLAAFATWCGIMLASCINYAIGRFAGRPLARRVVGEADLAAAEARAGSLSGLILFGTRPVPVVGEVVLVAAGIARFPFRRFLLSVGLANALLAPLYAGLPVLLADADPERLLTVATLGIPLLSLAAYGVIRLVRRQIDAGQ
- a CDS encoding APC family permease, which translates into the protein MNGQKIAPPRTVGFWGTSLFPLNGMIGAGIFALPAVLVAAVGNFAPWMMLIGGILFLPLALCYAWMASRFEHSGGSVLYGEAAFGRFVGFQAGWARYASAIVTAAANMHVMVAYLAALFPGLDDPVIAPLAVAVGLAIITIINLYGMRASVGTLGVMTAIKLLPLGALVLSAFFAGGELGAVTLPEFSAVESVILLTFYAFIGFEGVVEAAGEFKDPKRDVPRSIIFMVSGVTLIYMAVIWAFILIGPEFAGENNALAGSAGASMGQAGSLAIVIAASFSIGANNFASGVAQPRLMYGMAERGMLPRWFEYVHPRFLTPSNAILFYGALAVLFGLWEGFEVLAVAGTLVRLITYIVTSLALPALEHREGRIVPLHLFCVIVAVGSSLFIASQAQAQSWMVLGGFFAAGTLLYFIAARQKPEYPLDEA